The genome window TGAGTTTGACACTATCTCGGAGCTGTATTCCAGTCAAGGCAGTGTGTTTAGATCTTTGTGCGATGCAGCAAAGATTTCCATCTAGTCATAGTCTTTACAAGCAAATCCTTCAGTTCATATCCATAGACTTCCTACCTAAATCTACTTAATTTGATGCTTCTTCACTCAGGTTTCCAGTCACGCGACCAGGACGTTACATTTACTTGGGATTGCCACTGCGACAACGGAGTGAGTAGCATAGATTGATAAGATCTTCTGATGATTAGATGAAATTTACGTGCATAGATTGATAAGTGAACAAAGATCTGCATTTGCCAAGGCGAAGACTGTCGGAAAATGGCGTACTGATGTTACATGAACGGCGTAAACGTTATTTTTGCAACCCTGAATCATTACCGCTGCCAAGTCGTCGGTATTGATCTAGGTATAGGGTCTCAATTTAGGTAAAAGTTAATGCATCATAGCTTCGAAGCAACACGTCACGAGCTGAAGCATGAACGGGATGTCTTCTAATTGAGTTCAAGCCTGGAACATCGGAAAGGAACGGATCAAGAGATCTTCATGATGGACAAGCAATTGGCCACTCTTAGAATCTTAGCTTGTGATTGATAGAACCCCCTGATTTGTCAAGAAAACTTTGCCTCTCCCGTGAACCAACCAAGGCATGTGAAGCGTCGGCGCGATCCCTCTTCTTGGAATCTTGACCAGAAACCACATGGGGCCAGGGATATTCTACCGTCTGTATAAATATGTGATACACTGTGCCTCTACCCCGGCAGGGTAGAGATCTGCAGCCCGTCCCACACCACGGCCGATCCCTACTGCACGCGACCATCTGATTAGATGGGCGACCAGTTGATAATCTTGGCTACCAACCAACACAAGTGGATATGAACAAGATCTGATAATTTTTCTTCGACTCGCCGGACAAACGAAAAAAAGACTCACCTGTTTCTGGTCCTCCCACGCCTTGGCTATACGCTATACCCCACTCATGCCCAAGAATCAGCACTATTATCGGCCGTTGTAGGCGAGCCGAGGACCGGCGAACGAGGGGTCCTGTAATCTGTCGGTACCTTGCACTGCACACTGTCTGTTGGTTCTGTCTTTTTCCTCCTCTGCGAAATGGGGGCGACCAAACAGCTTCTGGCAGTTGTTTGTAAAAAAGTCAGGCCAGACGACATTACCGCCGCAGGTTGGAGacttttcattctcttcttccaccCGCTTCACTTTTCCCCCTTCTTTTAATGCTACGTTGATCTGCCGTCTTGGAGCGATCTACAGCTCATTTCTTTCTGTCCCGTCCCCCAAAAATGTCAGCACCCAAGCACCCCGAGGGCAGCACTGAGCAGCCCCCCGCCGCCCAAAACACGCCGTCGCAAATGTTCGAGCTCAACGAGAAAAAAGACTACGACGCGTCCAACTCGCCCATCTCCGACGATGATACCCATAAGGAGATCGGTGTAGGAAGGGTCGAGGCCTTCAACAAGGTGCTCTACCAGTctggcaagaagggcaagatcCTTCTCTGGCTTCTTGGTATCTCCATTGGTCTTACTATGTTCGCCTACGCCCTTGACATGGGTATTACGACTACTATCTTTGGAACGCTTGCGGCTTCGACTTTTGGTGTTCATAGTCAGCTCGGTACTGTCAATACGGCTGGTCAGATCATTCGTGCTATTAGCAAGCCTTTCATTGGAAAGCTTGCTGATATTACTTCTCGACCTACCACTTACGTTGTGGTCCTTGCTTTCTACGCTGTCGGCTTTGCTGTCGCTGCTAGCGCCTCGGGCTTCACTGCCTACACTGTTGGTATCTGCTTCACCTCAGTCGGAAAGTCtggtcttgatcttctcagcgACATCATCGTGGCTGACTTGACTCCTCTCGAATGGCGAGGCTTTTTCAGTGCTTGCCTTTCTCTGCCCTTCATTGTCACTGTGCCTGTCAACGGATTCATCGCTGATGGCTTCTATGAAGATTGGCGCTGGGGTCTCGGCATGTTCGCCATCCTTGTTCCCGCCCTTCTCATTCCCGCCATTCTTACTCTCTACACCATGCAGCGACGTGGTGAGAAGGCTGGAATGGTCACCATGGCTGATTCCAAGGACGTTCGATTGGGTCGCTCCGAGGCCACGCCCAAGAACCTGACCTATTGGGCCAAGCTCGCGTACCGTGGTCTAATTGACATCGACATCGTTGGACTCATCTTGCTTGGCTttgccttctccttgatcctTCTGCCCATCACACTGGCCAAGAGCGCAAAGGGAGGATGGAACAACCCAAGCATGATCGCCATGATTGTCGTCGGCTTTGTTATTCTTATCTTGTTCGGTCTGTACGAGATGTATCTTGCTCCCAAGCCAATGATGACCAAGCGCATTGTCAAGAACCGTGCTTTTATCGCTGGTGTCATCATTCATATCTTTAACCAGATGGCCTCTTCTGTTCGCAACACCTACTTCTCGTCAtatatcctcatcatcaaggagTGGACTACATATCAATGGACCATCTTCCTTGGTATCACTACCATGGGTCTCTGCTTGGTCGGCCCCGTCGTTGGATTGATCCATCGGGTATCCCATCGCTACAAGGGCCTCATGATCTTTGGTGCTGCTGCCAGAATTCTCGGCTAcggtcttctcatcagccctAATGGTATGATGACCCAGGACACTGCTCGTCTTGTCGCTGCTCAGCTCATCTTCTGCCTTTCTTCCCTCAACGTCGTCGGTGCTCGAGTTGGTGTCCAGGCCTCTGTTCCCCACGATGACGTTGCTTctctcatctccatcattaCTCTGTGGTCTACTCTCGGATCCAGTATCGGTAGTGCTGTTGCGACAAGTATCTGGACTGAAGAGATGGTTGCTCAAATGCACGTCGAGATGCccgatgttgatgataccaCCATCGCCACTATTTACGGCAACatcaagactctcaagaAGTATGACTTCTTCGATCCCATCCGTCAAGGTTCTATCCGCGCCTACGCCATCGTCAACGGCCATATCACCATCGCTTCAATCTGCCTGTCCTGCATTCCTCTCATCGCCTCTCTCTTCATGCCCAACTTCTACCTTGGCAAGCAGCAGAACGCCGTCAACAACAAGGGACTTGATGGCGAGGTTGTCGATGTTCCAGACCAGACTGGGCCAAGAGACGCAAATGCGACTCAGCAAGAGCCTGCAACATTCCTGCAGAAGCTGGCTGCTCTGTACCGAAAGTAGATAATGCCAACTGAGAATGTAAGACCTTTATGCTAGGTCAGACAGAAAGTTCCCGGCTTCGGGGATGATACTGCCACTCGGACATTCTCTTTCCCTGGTCTCCAAAAATTGCCTGCTACCATATTATTACCCGAAAGCATAGCTACAACTGCCTTAATACAATCATTATAGCTCGTCTCAGACTACGTGAGGCTGGTGTCAAGTTCAACCAGTTACATGCGTCCTCAGTGCTGACTTTGATGTGACTTAATGTGACGAATGTGGTGATCTTTTGGCGCAATAGTTGTTGTATTCAATAGCTTCCAACAGAAGTCAGGGTGCAATAAGCTCTCACTCCATGCTGCCAAGAGTTGATCACCTGTTTTTAGCGCCTCGAACCCAAGACTATCGGAATAACTGATAAACCCGTGATACCGACCCACTGAGCTGATTATCTGATCATCTGATAACGATTTGGTCAATGTGACTATCATGATTTCTAAAACCTTCAACCAACCCAAAGCCCAAGATGCGGTATTGGGGACGCAACACATTATGTCTCTTCTCTATCAGCTTCCTCTGCCATGCTAAGGGTTTAGCGACCCCAGACCATTGCGGAAAAGCTTGTCGACAAACATTTCGGACTCTCCGATTTGCCGATGCCCCTCCGGGTGTTTTCTTCACGGTGCAGGAATGCACCAGTCTCATTTATCAGACTTCGCTTCATCTTTGCTGGGAAATACATTGCACTGAGGATGTTTGGCGGGCGGAGACAGCCTCAATGAACCTGACCTGTCACGATATCAGCGGTTCTTATCTTCTACCACATAGCATCATCAATAATCTTACAGATCACGACATCGAGGGTATCACAAGATTCAATGCCACAAGCCCGGATCGATCCCATGTGTATGGAGTTTCGATGCTTCCATCGCAGTCATACTATGATCTATGGGTCAGAACGCTGGTTAGTATACCAACCCAAAGCGGCAGTTATTCTTTACTAAACGGATCCAACAGGACACTCATGATTACATATGGGACTACCACAACTATTACGGCTGGGCCATGGGGATATTCTGGGCGTTGGTAGTCGGAGTAGGTATCACGAACCGGGCCCTGGGGCAATCGTTCTCCAGTCCAGGTCGAAAGACGTCTTGGCTAAAGCGTCATATCCTTCTACCCGCAACTCTTGGCAGACGCTGTGTACAAGACTATGGGGGCTGGGGTACCCTGCCTCCCAGGATACAGACATTAACTCTGATTCTTTTCGTGGTCCTCAACATAGCATGTACTATACACGGATACGAGATATTTGAAGGTTATGGCTAGTAAGTTTCCCAACTGCTCGATTTGGAAAGACATATTGACCTATTAATGCCTAGCTACCCTTCTATCTGGACACAAGTACTGCGACACGTATCTGATAGAACTGGGATACTCTCCTTCGCTAACTTTCCATTTATATGGCTGTTCGGAATGAGGAATAATCTCGTTATCTGGTTAACAGACTGGGATTTCAAGACTTATAACAACTTCCATCGATGGGTTGGCCGAATCGCTACAGTACAGGCTGTGATACACTCAATCggatatactataataattctGCAACGTAAGGTAATGTAACAGCTTCGTAGATATGTTTACTGACTCTTGAAGGTGGTGGGTGGAAGTACTTTTGTCAAATATGGACATTTACCTTTTGGTGGACTGGGGAGCTTGTAAGTAGTCTATCCCACGACGCTGCCATTAACTCACGACTCCATAGGCCACAATATTCATCTGTCTGCTAGTGGCATTATCGATGTTTTGTGTACGGCGTGGAAATTATGAATTCTTTCTCATCACGCACATCATTTTATCATTTTGGATCCTCGTCACTATGCTCGGGTACGCTCAACAGTGATAACTCGGACTACATCACAGACTAACGGATTACCAGACACGTGTCGATATTTAGTGGTGCCTATGATCCTCTTGTGTGGGTTCCAGCACTAATTTGGCTCCTTGATCGGGTCATTCGTGGCATGCGCATCATGGCCTTTAACCCGAAATTCTGGGACACCAAGGCTCTCATCACTTACAACGAAGACGCACACATGATCCGTGTGACAGTTCCAACCTGTTCAAGTCTTTACAGTATTGAGCCAGGCACATTCTACTATATCATGGTGCTCAATCAACGGAACTTTTGGGAAAGCCATCCTTTCACAGTAGCGACTATCTCGGGATCCGGTCGATGCGACACAGATACTTTAGAAGAAGACGCACCGCTGCTGAACCATGGATCCTCTGGTGAAGTGGGACCTGCATCCGGGAAGTCCCAACGAGAAATGACCTTCTTGATTCGGCCATATGATAGCTTCACTTCGCGACTAAGGGCGTATGCCGAAGAAGAACGACCGAAACCGGCGACGGCCCGTGTGGCTATTGACGGCCCGTACGGAAAGACTCTGCCTCTTCAAGGCTTCGAAAAAGCTCTATTCATCGTCGGTGGAAGCGGAATAGCGGTCCCGTTGTCATATCTTCACAAACTCGCGACACTCTCGAGCAAGCCATCAAGGATCGAAGTACACTGGGCTGTGCGACAGTCAGCCTTCGCCGTTGATGTTCTGAACACTGACTTGAGTGATATTCTTGGTAACGATCGGGTAGAGATTAACATCTATCTGACAGCcggcgatgttgatggcAGAATAGCATGCGATGAAACCATATACCGACTCGCGGAATGGAGGTCCAAGCGATTGAACGTCGAAGAGATTATTGACGGAGCATTGGAGGATGACTATGAAGGAAGCATCGCAGTAGTCACAAGCGGCCCTGCCAAGATGGCCGATGAAAGCAGATGCGTGGTGGCGGCAAGGACAGTGCCATCGTTGCCGCCTATTGAGTATTTTGAGGAAAGCTTCCAGTGGTGATAAGTTCAATATTCAGACACCTTATAGCGACACAACTTGACGATCTGaagaattatataagtataactAAGAACCTAGTAACTCAGAACACCAGTTCCTTCTActgtcttggcttggcttcaaCTGTTGGTCTTGTCTCAATGGGCTCTTGCTCCACTATGACCTCTTACAGCCACTTTGAGGGCATTGCCTATTCTGACTCTATCTATCATATCTACATTTTCCAGACAGAAGGCAAACTAACCAACTCGGTCGACAATGTTGAACTTTGGCAGCCAGATATCGACAACAGCTGCTCTGCCAGAACGGACAACTTCAATGCCTTTAGCGATTGCTGCATCCACCTCATTCGGTTCCTTGACAACTGTTCCCCAACCAGCGCCCGCTGCCACCGCAACTTGTGAGTGATCACAGCTGGGGTCAAACGTAACATGTAGATCGTCTGCCTGGACCATCCTGCTTGAGTACCCGTCCTTGTGAACCGCCAAGGCGCTCAGCATCGGGCTCTTCCAACCTCGGTTGTTCAGAATGACAGTCAAAAATGGCGCATTGTACCGCCTCGCCATCCAGTGCACCGTGGATGGAATGCTGAACATGAAGCTACCATCACCTGTCACAGCCACAACCAGTCGACTTGGGTGAGCCATAGCAACCCCAATGGCGGCGCCGCCGTGCCAACCAAGAGCGGTGGCCCCCGAGGTCAGGTACGTCCCAGGCTGCGAGCGCATGAGCGCATCACATGTAGGCCGATAGTTGGAAATGGCTTCACTCAGGACAATGGTATCCGGAGTGAGGTGTTCGCGCAGCCTGGACAAGGCGAAGTGGGGAGTGATGGCCGTGGCAGGCTGTACTTCCAATGACCTGACTTTATCGATGTAGGTGTCATGTATGGAGGTGACGTTACTAACCCGAGCCTGAACCACTTGTGCGGATATAGAGTTGGATGTAGAAATGGCACTATTCATCTGCCGTAATGCTGTAGTCATGTCTGCTTGGCAGGAGAGTTCTACATCGATGTGGAACAGAGACATGTTGACCTTGAGAGGGTCACAGTCAATGTGGTAAACCTTTGCATCCTTGGAAGGACGGAACACAGATTTGATCCACGGAACGTCGCAGTCTAGGACAAGCACGACATCTGCATTATCCAGGATACCGTTGGGCAGCCCTTCACTCCAGTGGTTACCAGCATAGAGACAGTGGTCATGCGGGAAGTTCATATAAGCGGGCAAAGCTTCCTGTTTCATGCAACGAATACCAGTCAGTGAAGGCTTCTAATTTCCAAGCAGGTGTGACATACCAGTACAGCTACTCCGAGCGACTCGCaaagcttgatgagctctGCTACAGCCTCGGTATCACGGCCAAGATAAGTAGTGACGACAACCGGAGATTTTGCCGAGATCAAACTTGCGACAATCTCATCCACAACCACCGGCGCAAGACCACGAGGTGCCAGTGGCTTCCACATTCTCTCATCCACGGTATATGGTGTGATATTCTCTTCCAACGCTTCACGCGAGGCTATCAAATAAGAAGGCCCTTGCGGATCGCTCTTGGAGAATTGTGCCGCACGAAGCACAAGTTGCTTGGCGTTTCTCCCCGTCCTGATCTCTT of Fusarium musae strain F31 chromosome 5, whole genome shotgun sequence contains these proteins:
- a CDS encoding hypothetical protein (EggNog:ENOG41~SMCOG1005:Drug resistance transporter, EmrB/QacA~antiSMASH:Cluster_5.7) — its product is MSAPKHPEGSTEQPPAAQNTPSQMFELNEKKDYDASNSPISDDDTHKEIGVGRVEAFNKVLYQSGKKGKILLWLLGISIGLTMFAYALDMGITTTIFGTLAASTFGVHSQLGTVNTAGQIIRAISKPFIGKLADITSRPTTYVVVLAFYAVGFAVAASASGFTAYTVVGKSGLDLLSDIIVADLTPLEWRGFFSACLSLPFIVTVPVNGFIADGFYEDWRWGLGMFAILVPALLIPAILTLYTMQRRGEKAGMVTMADSKDVRLGRSEATPKNLTYWAKLAYRGLIDIDIVGLILLGFAFSLILLPITLAKSAKGGWNNPSMIAMIVVGFVILILFGLYEMYLAPKPMMTKRIVKNRAFIAGVIIHIFNQMASSVRNTYFSSYILIIKEWTTYQWTIFLGITTMGLCLVGPVVGLIHRVSHRYKGLMIFGAAARILGYGLLISPNGMMTQDTARLVAAQLIFCLSSLNVVGARVGVQASVPHDDVASLISIITLWSTLGSSIGSAVATSIWTEEMVAQMHVEMPDVDDTTIATIYGNIKTLKKYDFFDPIRQGSIRAYAIVNGHITIASICLSCIPLIASLFMPNFYLGKQQNAVNNKGLDGEVVDVPDQTGPRDANATQQEPATFLQKLAALYRK
- a CDS encoding hypothetical protein (antiSMASH:Cluster_5.7) produces the protein MAFNPKFWDTKALITYNEDAHMIRVTVPTCSSLYSIEPGTFYYIMVLNQRNFWESHPFTVATISGSGRCDTDTLEEDAPLLNHGSSGEVGPASGKSQREMTFLIRPYDSFTSRLRAYAEEERPKPATARVAIDGPYGKTLPLQGFEKALFIVGGSGIAVPLSYLHKLATLSSKPSRIEVHWAVRQSAFAVDVLNTDLSDILGNDRVEINIYLTAGDVDGRIACDETIYRLAEWRSKRLNVEEIIDGALEDDYEGSIAVVTSGPAKMADESRCVVAARTVPSLPPIEYFEESFQW
- a CDS encoding hypothetical protein (EggNog:ENOG41~SMCOG1055:pyruvate oxidase/decarboxylase~antiSMASH:Cluster_5.7); the encoded protein is MSDYTTATAILEALESAGVTHLYVNIGSDHPAFVEAISKRQTEGTQGSLQVFTAPNEFVGLSAAQGFFQATGRMQAVLVHVDAGTLAMAGAIHNVSRARIPVIMIAGTSPVTEEGELTGTRNEFIHYLQDTIDQRGIVRGYTVLDQEIRTGRNAKQLVLRAAQFSKSDPQGPSYLIASREALEENITPYTVDERMWKPLAPRGLAPVVVDEIVASLISAKSPVVVTTYLGRDTEAVAELIKLCESLGVAVLKPSLTGIRCMKQEALPAYMNFPHDHCLYAGNHWSEGLPNGILDNADVVLVLDCDVPWIKSVFRPSKDAKVYHIDCDPLKVNMSLFHIDVELSCQADMTTALRQMNSAISTSNSISAQVVQARVSNVTSIHDTYIDKVRSLEVQPATAITPHFALSRLREHLTPDTIVLSEAISNYRPTCDALMRSQPGTYLTSGATALGWHGGAAIGVAMAHPSRLVVAVTGDGSFMFSIPSTVHWMARRYNAPFLTVILNNRGWKSPMLSALAVHKDGYSSRMVQADDLHVTFDPSCDHSQVAVAAGAGWGTVVKEPNEVDAAIAKGIEVVRSGRAAVVDIWLPKFNIVDRVG